One window from the genome of Vibrio vulnificus NBRC 15645 = ATCC 27562 encodes:
- a CDS encoding DUF2799 domain-containing protein: MKTSALGLAVLLLVGCVASTEQLAQQGDWQQIGYQDGIAGHTQRSYKALAELGEVNKSDYEQGYLEGVAEYCNPDFAYQMGLSGQYYEGVCEGTEQAQKFRMEWQRGWNEYQN; the protein is encoded by the coding sequence ATGAAAACAAGTGCGCTAGGATTGGCCGTGCTTCTATTGGTGGGCTGTGTCGCTTCAACAGAGCAACTTGCTCAGCAAGGCGATTGGCAGCAAATTGGTTATCAAGATGGCATTGCTGGACACACTCAGCGCAGCTATAAAGCGTTGGCGGAGTTAGGTGAAGTTAACAAAAGTGACTATGAACAAGGTTATCTGGAAGGAGTAGCGGAATATTGTAACCCCGATTTTGCCTATCAGATGGGCCTCTCTGGTCAATACTATGAAGGTGTTTGTGAAGGGACAGAGCAAGCACAAAAATTCCGCATGGAATGGCAGCGTGGTTGGAATGAATACCAAAACTAA
- a CDS encoding cation:proton antiporter: MQTETIALWLAGIGIIGLACQWFAWRLKLPAILFLLVAGLLVGPASGWLQPEILLGDLLFPMVSLAVAVILFEGSLTLNFREIRGVSNTVWSIVTLGAVVSWGLTSTATHYLLGFDWPLALLFGSLTVVTGPTVIVPLLRTVRPSTRLSNILRWEGILIDPLGALFVVMVYEFIVSSSETHSLVVLAWILAIGLGLGVLFGQFLAVVLRRGWLPEYLQPFAVLSLVLGVFALSNHLEHESGLLTVTVMGMWLANSKGVDIKHILHFKEHLTILFITGLFILLAARIQPEDFYTLGISALVLFAFIQFVSRPVSIYLATLRSSLNGKEKAFLAWVAPRGIVAASISSLFAIKLESLGMSEAALLVPLTFMVIIGTVVLQSATARPMAVALGVSEPAPKGFLIIGANDVARTLAQAINKYDCRVVLTDSNWDYIRQARMAGLDNYFGNPVSSHADEYLNLIGIGHVVALSPDRYFNIMACMHFLNDFSDKRIFCLYDKSNGNGSGDKHSVSDGYKGLPFLDEAISYKKLASLINQGAEVRHTKISENYTYAAYRETHANSYVLPLFVVDTNGRVQICHNSANFSPKEGETIVSLIKVQAA; encoded by the coding sequence ATGCAAACCGAAACAATCGCACTATGGCTTGCGGGTATAGGGATCATAGGACTTGCCTGTCAGTGGTTCGCTTGGCGGTTAAAATTGCCTGCGATTCTATTTTTATTGGTGGCGGGCTTATTGGTTGGACCCGCGAGTGGTTGGCTTCAGCCAGAGATTCTTTTGGGCGATTTGCTTTTTCCTATGGTGTCATTAGCGGTCGCTGTGATTCTGTTTGAAGGCAGCTTAACGCTGAACTTTCGAGAAATACGCGGTGTCAGTAACACCGTTTGGAGTATCGTTACGCTCGGCGCAGTGGTTTCATGGGGATTAACCAGTACCGCGACTCATTATCTACTGGGGTTTGATTGGCCGCTTGCGTTGTTGTTTGGTAGCTTGACCGTAGTAACCGGACCAACGGTGATTGTGCCGCTGCTGCGTACCGTTAGACCATCGACGCGTCTTTCCAACATCTTACGCTGGGAGGGAATCTTGATCGATCCACTCGGTGCTCTGTTTGTGGTGATGGTGTATGAGTTCATTGTCTCCAGCAGTGAAACGCACAGTTTGGTGGTATTGGCGTGGATTCTGGCCATTGGCCTCGGGTTAGGCGTTTTGTTTGGTCAGTTTCTCGCGGTGGTGCTGCGACGTGGCTGGTTGCCTGAATACCTGCAACCGTTTGCCGTTTTAAGCTTAGTGCTGGGCGTGTTTGCGCTCTCGAATCATCTGGAACATGAATCAGGCCTATTAACGGTCACCGTGATGGGGATGTGGTTAGCCAACTCCAAAGGGGTGGATATCAAGCATATTCTTCACTTTAAAGAGCATCTCACCATTCTCTTTATCACTGGCTTATTCATTTTGCTGGCGGCGCGCATTCAGCCGGAAGACTTTTACACACTCGGCATCAGTGCCTTGGTCTTATTTGCGTTTATTCAGTTTGTCTCTCGTCCGGTCTCTATCTATCTTGCGACGCTGCGCAGCTCGCTGAATGGTAAAGAAAAGGCCTTTTTGGCTTGGGTTGCGCCACGTGGCATTGTCGCCGCCTCCATTTCGTCGTTATTTGCGATCAAGTTAGAGTCACTCGGCATGTCTGAGGCTGCGTTGTTAGTGCCACTTACCTTTATGGTGATTATTGGCACTGTGGTTCTGCAAAGTGCAACGGCTCGCCCAATGGCGGTGGCACTAGGGGTGTCAGAACCCGCTCCAAAAGGTTTCTTGATCATCGGGGCGAACGATGTCGCGCGTACATTAGCGCAGGCAATCAACAAGTACGATTGCCGCGTAGTGTTAACGGATTCGAACTGGGATTACATTCGTCAAGCGCGTATGGCTGGGCTGGATAACTATTTTGGCAACCCGGTATCAAGCCACGCGGATGAGTATCTTAACTTAATTGGTATCGGGCATGTGGTGGCGCTGAGCCCTGATCGCTACTTCAACATTATGGCGTGCATGCACTTTCTCAACGACTTCAGTGATAAGCGGATTTTCTGTTTATACGATAAGTCCAATGGCAATGGTTCGGGTGACAAACATTCGGTGTCCGATGGTTACAAGGGGCTGCCATTCTTAGATGAAGCGATCAGTTATAAAAAGTTAGCCAGTCTGATCAACCAAGGGGCGGAAGTGCGTCACACCAAGATCAGTGAAAACTACACGTACGCAGCTTATCGTGAGACTCACGCGAATAGTTATGTGTTGCCGCTGTTTGTGGTGGACACCAATGGGCGTGTGCAAATTTGCCACAACAGTGCGAATTTCTCGCCAAAAGAAGGCGAAACGATTGTCTCTTTGATTAAGGTGCAAGCCGCCTAA